A part of Candidatus Electrothrix aestuarii genomic DNA contains:
- a CDS encoding ABC transporter ATP-binding protein, with translation MLKIRDLYKSYQVGHAMMPVLKGINLDVHQGDLLAVTGSSGSGKSTLMSIMGLLDKPTRGRYWLDKKEVQHCSDDELAAMRNQKIGFVFQSFYLLQRLTAVENVGCPLRYSKVPPKEIHRRSLAMLEKVGLADRATHRPDELSGGQQQRVAVARALIGKPAIVLADEPTGALDSHVSKEIMDLFISLNQEEGITIIIITHDEKIARQCSRHVMMEDGVLR, from the coding sequence ATGTTGAAAATACGTGATCTGTACAAGTCTTATCAGGTCGGCCATGCCATGATGCCTGTTCTCAAGGGGATTAATCTTGATGTTCATCAAGGGGACCTGCTGGCAGTTACTGGTTCTTCGGGAAGTGGAAAATCCACGTTGATGAGCATTATGGGGCTGCTTGATAAACCGACACGCGGGCGCTACTGGCTGGATAAGAAGGAGGTGCAGCATTGCAGTGATGATGAACTGGCTGCGATGAGAAATCAGAAAATCGGCTTTGTGTTCCAATCATTCTACCTTCTGCAACGCCTGACTGCGGTTGAAAATGTAGGCTGCCCGTTACGCTACAGCAAAGTCCCTCCCAAGGAGATACATCGTCGTTCTCTGGCTATGCTGGAGAAAGTCGGCCTGGCTGATCGTGCTACTCATCGTCCTGATGAGTTGTCTGGTGGGCAGCAGCAGCGTGTAGCCGTTGCCCGCGCCCTGATAGGTAAACCGGCAATCGTCCTGGCTGATGAACCCACCGGAGCCCTGGATTCTCATGTCAGTAAGGAGATAATGGATTTGTTCATAAGCCTTAATCAGGAAGAGGGGATTACTATTATTATCATTACTCATGATGAAAAGATTGCCCGGCAATGCTCCCGCCATGTGATGATGGAAGACGGGGTGTTGAGATAG
- a CDS encoding virulence protein RhuM/Fic/DOC family protein, translated as MPIPQGEVILYQTEDGQTGIDVQLKDETVWLTQAQMQELFGRERSVLTKHINNVFKEGELDKERVCAKFAHTAADGKTYQVAHYNLDVIISVGYRVKSKRGTQFRIWATTVLKQHLVQGYSLHQQRLAEKGTTEIRQVLDLLSNTLESHNLLSDDGRTVLTLVRDYTRTWQLLWQYDEDSLPLPKAGKRTGRVPEIGEVREAIASLRLDLLERGEATEIFGQERGHGLDGILGAVDQSFAGQDLYPSIEEKAAHLLYFVIKDHPFTDGNKRIGSFLFLLFLQSNQHQSLPDDQALVALTLLIASSAPEQKDLLIRLVINMISI; from the coding sequence ATGCCAATTCCACAAGGCGAAGTTATTTTATACCAGACCGAGGATGGTCAAACCGGAATCGATGTACAATTGAAGGATGAGACAGTTTGGTTGACACAGGCGCAGATGCAAGAGCTGTTTGGCCGGGAAAGGTCTGTCCTGACCAAACACATTAACAATGTGTTTAAAGAAGGCGAACTGGATAAAGAACGAGTATGTGCAAAATTTGCACATACTGCCGCAGACGGAAAAACCTACCAGGTGGCTCACTACAACCTTGATGTCATCATCTCGGTGGGATACCGGGTGAAATCCAAGCGCGGCACCCAATTCCGCATCTGGGCGACCACCGTGCTCAAACAGCATCTGGTTCAGGGCTACTCCTTGCATCAGCAACGGCTGGCGGAAAAAGGTACTACGGAAATCAGGCAGGTCTTGGATTTATTGAGCAACACCTTGGAAAGCCACAATCTGCTCAGTGATGACGGCAGAACTGTGCTGACGCTGGTCAGGGACTATACCCGTACCTGGCAGCTCTTATGGCAGTATGATGAGGATTCCTTGCCTCTTCCCAAAGCGGGAAAAAGAACCGGCAGGGTGCCTGAGATTGGAGAAGTGCGGGAAGCTATCGCCTCCCTGCGCCTGGATTTACTGGAACGAGGTGAGGCCACTGAAATCTTCGGTCAAGAACGCGGACACGGCCTGGACGGAATTCTCGGAGCTGTGGACCAGAGCTTTGCCGGACAGGATCTCTATCCCAGCATAGAGGAAAAAGCAGCCCACCTGCTCTATTTTGTCATCAAGGATCATCCCTTCACGGACGGCAACAAACGAATCGGCTCCTTTCTTTTTCTCCTGTTCCTGCAGAGCAATCAACATCAATCGCTCCCTGACGATCAGGCTTTGGTGGCCCTGACTCTGCTTATCGCCTCCAGCGCACCGGAGCAAAAAGACCTGCTTATCCGCTTAGTGATTAATATGATAAGCATCTGA
- a CDS encoding adenylate/guanylate cyclase domain-containing protein, protein MSDISKELDTITRERDYYREQVRLLNRESLGLQEELDNVRREQRLAAEVFAGSVEGTIITDAAFRVLRVNRAFTRITGYQPDEVVGKTLVWLENEEFARQVIISLDEQDHWRGEFRDVSKTGVAYVSWLNISSVKNARKEVTDYIIAFLDITEEKSREEANDRYLEELNSAYRRFVPQRLLEYLEKPSIIDIELGNHVERSMTILFSDIVDFTRLSESMSPTENFRFINSYLSVMEPVIADHNGFIDKYIGDAVMALFDGKADDAVRAAVAMQRKVVVYNQGRARAGYKPVQISIGVNTGLLMLGTVGSPKRMEGTVISDSVNVAARIEGVNKIYRTSLLIGEETYNSLECPDDFALRRIDQFKAKGKSKTVTVYEVFETDPPEVKEAKLKYLHIFVEAVNLYHSGRFSEARQLFDECTVNCKHDQVARYYTKCCNSHLNIEETRW, encoded by the coding sequence TTGTCTGATATCAGCAAGGAACTTGATACTATCACTCGCGAACGCGATTATTATCGTGAGCAGGTCCGGCTTCTTAATCGTGAGTCACTCGGTCTGCAGGAAGAACTGGACAACGTCCGAAGAGAACAGCGGCTTGCTGCTGAGGTCTTTGCTGGCAGTGTTGAGGGGACGATTATCACGGATGCCGCATTTCGCGTCCTGCGGGTGAATCGAGCTTTCACCCGGATAACCGGATATCAGCCTGATGAGGTAGTGGGGAAGACACTGGTCTGGCTGGAGAATGAAGAGTTTGCCCGTCAGGTTATTATCAGCCTGGATGAGCAGGATCATTGGCGGGGCGAGTTTCGGGATGTGAGTAAAACCGGGGTCGCCTATGTGAGCTGGTTAAATATCAGCAGTGTGAAAAATGCCCGGAAAGAGGTCACGGATTATATTATTGCCTTCCTTGATATTACCGAGGAGAAATCCCGTGAAGAAGCAAACGACCGTTATCTTGAGGAACTGAACAGTGCCTACCGTCGGTTTGTTCCTCAGCGTCTGCTGGAGTACCTGGAAAAGCCAAGTATCATTGATATTGAACTGGGCAACCATGTTGAACGCTCTATGACCATCCTTTTTTCTGATATTGTCGATTTTACCCGGCTCTCTGAGAGTATGAGTCCTACTGAGAATTTCAGGTTTATCAACTCCTATTTAAGCGTGATGGAGCCGGTCATTGCTGACCATAATGGATTTATTGATAAGTATATCGGTGATGCTGTTATGGCCTTATTTGATGGTAAGGCTGATGATGCGGTCAGGGCGGCTGTTGCCATGCAGAGGAAGGTGGTGGTCTATAACCAGGGCAGGGCGCGGGCTGGGTATAAGCCTGTACAAATCAGTATTGGTGTCAATACCGGCCTTTTGATGCTGGGCACCGTGGGTAGCCCTAAACGGATGGAGGGGACGGTTATCTCTGATTCGGTGAATGTGGCTGCACGGATTGAAGGGGTGAATAAGATTTATCGTACTTCCTTGCTGATTGGTGAGGAAACCTATAACAGTTTAGAGTGTCCTGATGATTTTGCCTTGCGCCGCATTGATCAGTTTAAGGCCAAGGGGAAATCCAAAACAGTCACCGTATACGAGGTCTTTGAGACCGATCCGCCTGAGGTTAAAGAGGCTAAATTGAAATACTTGCACATTTTTGTAGAGGCGGTTAACTTGTACCACTCTGGTCGATTCTCCGAAGCAAGGCAGTTGTTTGATGAATGTACTGTGAATTGTAAACATGATCAGGTTGCCCGCTATTACACCAAATGCTGTAATAGTCACCTGAATATTGAGGAGACACGATGGTAG
- a CDS encoding TolC family protein codes for MSLAEAVMLALRHSRAVERAYLDRLVQRFDLKIAQDKFLPDAYLFSSTSQENMGGESAHRTEVGGKAVLKVPTGGEFGLTWSQPVYTSQTEQWFDNFGNGIALVFTQPLLKGGGIQVGRADQVLAEYKEKSNLLGLQYTLMDTITQVVYAYRRFLLAQRGLEISRLSLERSKDLLEKNRVLIEEGRKAKVELIETEANVASQELGFMVSQNSVDTARLDLLKILDIDRHLLIEPTESIEVEPVQMKEETLLDIALKNNQDYQKALIAVKVAQTNLLLAENKQRWQLDLEAQYNMTNSSGYTGDASEGESDGAGDYLVAMKLEIPFGDDSIKRDLLSAQVACRKAEIDLKELKEDVAISVQDMFRDIGMKWKQVELSQRARDLAQKQLDVELEKFKNDKSDNFQVVSYQNSLIVSENAENRSKIDYLNTLTALDMYLGTTLEHWGVDPATARKVELP; via the coding sequence ATGAGCCTGGCTGAGGCGGTTATGCTGGCCTTGCGGCATAGTCGGGCTGTAGAAAGGGCCTATCTTGATCGTCTGGTACAACGCTTTGACCTCAAAATAGCCCAGGATAAATTTTTGCCGGATGCCTATCTTTTTTCTTCAACTTCGCAGGAAAACATGGGTGGGGAGTCTGCACATCGTACGGAAGTGGGGGGTAAGGCCGTTTTGAAGGTGCCGACCGGTGGAGAGTTTGGTCTGACCTGGAGTCAGCCTGTCTATACCTCGCAGACCGAGCAATGGTTTGATAATTTCGGGAACGGTATAGCTCTCGTCTTCACCCAGCCTCTTTTGAAGGGTGGCGGTATACAGGTGGGCAGAGCGGATCAGGTACTTGCGGAGTATAAGGAAAAAAGCAATCTGTTAGGCCTGCAATATACTTTAATGGACACGATCACCCAGGTTGTCTATGCCTACCGGCGTTTTCTTCTGGCGCAGCGAGGGCTGGAGATTAGCCGTTTATCCCTTGAGAGATCCAAAGATTTGTTAGAAAAAAACAGGGTGCTTATTGAGGAGGGGCGCAAGGCCAAGGTGGAGCTCATCGAAACGGAAGCCAATGTTGCGAGTCAGGAGCTCGGTTTTATGGTCAGTCAAAATTCGGTTGATACTGCGAGGCTTGATTTGCTCAAAATTCTCGATATTGATCGGCATCTTTTAATAGAACCCACTGAGTCAATCGAAGTGGAACCAGTTCAGATGAAAGAGGAAACCCTGTTGGACATTGCCTTGAAAAATAATCAGGATTATCAGAAGGCTTTGATTGCTGTGAAGGTGGCCCAAACCAATTTGTTGTTAGCAGAGAATAAACAACGCTGGCAACTCGATCTGGAGGCCCAGTATAATATGACGAATTCCAGCGGATATACTGGAGACGCTTCAGAAGGGGAGAGTGACGGGGCCGGTGATTATCTCGTTGCCATGAAACTGGAGATCCCCTTTGGCGATGACTCCATAAAACGTGACTTACTCTCTGCTCAAGTAGCTTGTCGAAAAGCAGAGATCGACTTAAAGGAGCTGAAGGAAGACGTCGCTATCTCAGTCCAGGATATGTTTCGGGATATTGGCATGAAATGGAAGCAGGTTGAGCTTTCTCAAAGGGCTCGTGACCTAGCGCAAAAACAACTTGATGTGGAGTTGGAAAAGTTTAAAAACGATAAGTCGGATAACTTTCAGGTCGTTTCGTATCAGAACAGTTTGATTGTATCTGAAAATGCTGAGAATAGATCGAAAATTGACTATCTTAATACCTTGACCGCGTTGGATATGTATTTGGGCACAACGTTGGAGCATTGGGGGGTAGATCCTGCAACAGCACGAAAGGTGGAACTGCCATGA
- a CDS encoding SUMF1/EgtB/PvdO family nonheme iron enzyme produces MTEASRSPEEEAARLQGLLDNGLISQDEYDTLMISKGLVASTAQNTSSGTIAQDGSVAAGEKGFAAGSISPKAEQNIISGNNNLVANFIDLHWPKNEEERRKEEDEERHEQEKKNLRRQLASYLKWMLAEHGTIELRGIKRDGQQVVSLDLETVYVPLAAVHGVNQHEHFELDRVLQQGQHLVITGGPGCGKTTVLQHIAYTLCLAIINNVPILAKNKLGLNLYRPIDEQQFVYDEKISIDDKLGQHKEKITLPLPIYVPLSLYNRYYKELPAGAHAKQKNLASFINNYLIERQASFNLPESFFQSLLQHDHAVILLLDGLDEVPGEKERSRVRAAIEDLVKAREKIRVVVTCRSAAYKERTAIGRGFSQIQVLPLGQSHLNDMVRHGYSAIHIDNIQKAKNDAENLLRSIDKLEEQRRHRSGDEFKTLVDSPLMVRLLLVVHYSERCLPEQRAELYEVAVMNMLYPDYGMDNEVLEHIGRLIGGSEKKHRDLSQYIAFQMHIKGDKQGREISEDGLREILSKNTDYAELCEDFIQLTRLRGTLMEERFGIYRFIHLAFQEFLVARYLSEVLRTEEKIAVFFQDERIADSWWREVVLLTIGYLSIDSSSAASILIQQLAGIGEESAEKMNKLAPAIQVASAGLAWSALSDWPEAPTKLKEVIPKRFLEIFHNDTLFPNYTNRIVAGNLLGKLGDPRFHPDFWHLPDEELFGFIEISEGKFVFGGDKNENTLLRQDIWLDTFYINRYPVTVAQFRAFINDSKHLPSSAINLNSIANHPVNLTNWYDVIAYIDWINQKIENSDALPNNIKSLLIDHGYKFFLPSEAEWEKAARGRDGRLYPWGYEQPETAYANFYETKLGTTSPVGCFPDGESPYGLLDCAGNVWEWTRNLADETDILHPDSFSISNKMKNGASGFHVLRGGSFKDSSLYLACTCRGRSFPDYQFENRGFRLALIKQELL; encoded by the coding sequence ATGACTGAGGCGAGTAGATCCCCGGAGGAAGAGGCTGCCAGACTACAAGGGCTTTTGGATAACGGATTGATTAGCCAGGATGAATACGATACCCTGATGATCTCGAAAGGTTTGGTTGCGTCAACGGCTCAAAATACCAGTTCCGGTACTATAGCTCAAGACGGTAGCGTTGCTGCCGGTGAAAAAGGATTTGCCGCTGGTTCAATCAGTCCGAAAGCCGAGCAGAATATCATCAGCGGCAATAACAATCTGGTTGCCAATTTTATCGACCTGCACTGGCCCAAGAATGAAGAAGAGAGGCGTAAGGAAGAGGACGAAGAGAGGCATGAGCAGGAGAAAAAAAATCTGCGCAGACAGTTAGCCTCCTATCTGAAATGGATGCTTGCGGAACACGGCACTATTGAGTTGCGGGGTATCAAACGTGACGGGCAACAGGTGGTCAGCCTAGATTTAGAAACAGTATATGTCCCGCTGGCAGCTGTACATGGGGTCAATCAGCATGAACACTTTGAACTTGACCGTGTCTTACAACAGGGACAACACTTAGTAATAACAGGAGGGCCAGGATGCGGCAAGACAACTGTGTTACAGCATATCGCCTACACACTATGCCTTGCTATCATTAACAATGTTCCCATATTAGCAAAAAACAAGCTTGGCCTCAACTTGTATCGACCTATTGATGAACAGCAGTTTGTATATGACGAAAAGATATCGATAGATGACAAGTTGGGCCAACACAAAGAAAAGATTACGTTACCCCTTCCTATATACGTACCACTCAGTCTGTATAACCGCTATTACAAAGAGCTTCCTGCAGGGGCCCATGCGAAACAAAAAAACTTAGCCTCCTTTATTAACAACTATCTAATTGAAAGGCAGGCATCTTTCAATCTACCTGAATCTTTTTTTCAATCTCTTTTACAACATGACCATGCGGTTATCCTCCTGCTTGACGGCTTAGATGAGGTGCCAGGGGAAAAAGAAAGAAGCAGGGTACGGGCAGCCATAGAGGATCTAGTTAAGGCACGAGAAAAAATCCGAGTAGTGGTAACCTGCCGTTCCGCAGCCTACAAAGAACGAACAGCCATTGGCAGAGGCTTTTCGCAAATACAGGTTTTGCCTCTGGGTCAGTCTCATTTAAATGACATGGTCCGTCATGGCTATTCAGCAATTCATATTGATAACATACAAAAAGCAAAAAATGACGCTGAAAATCTACTCCGATCTATCGATAAACTTGAGGAACAAAGACGTCATCGTTCAGGAGACGAATTTAAAACATTAGTTGACAGTCCTCTAATGGTACGACTTCTTCTCGTCGTACACTACAGTGAAAGATGCCTCCCTGAACAACGGGCTGAACTTTATGAAGTAGCTGTAATGAATATGCTCTATCCAGACTATGGAATGGACAACGAGGTTCTCGAACACATTGGCAGACTCATAGGGGGGAGTGAAAAAAAACATCGGGATCTTTCACAGTATATTGCGTTTCAAATGCACATAAAGGGCGATAAGCAAGGAAGAGAAATTTCTGAAGATGGCTTAAGGGAAATCCTCAGTAAAAACACAGACTATGCAGAACTATGTGAAGATTTTATTCAACTGACCAGACTGCGCGGAACACTAATGGAAGAACGATTCGGTATATACCGATTTATCCACCTTGCATTTCAAGAATTTCTTGTTGCCCGCTATCTATCTGAAGTTTTGCGTACCGAAGAAAAAATTGCGGTATTTTTTCAAGATGAAAGGATTGCCGATAGCTGGTGGAGAGAAGTTGTACTTCTGACGATTGGCTACCTTAGTATTGATTCATCAAGTGCTGCTAGCATATTAATTCAACAACTTGCAGGGATTGGGGAAGAATCTGCTGAAAAAATGAATAAGCTCGCACCAGCTATTCAGGTAGCTTCCGCTGGACTTGCCTGGTCAGCACTCTCGGATTGGCCAGAAGCTCCAACAAAACTCAAGGAGGTAATTCCAAAACGTTTCCTAGAAATTTTCCATAACGATACTCTGTTCCCAAATTACACTAATCGCATTGTAGCGGGGAACCTTCTCGGCAAACTTGGTGATCCACGTTTCCATCCAGATTTCTGGCATCTTCCAGACGAAGAACTGTTTGGTTTTATAGAGATTAGTGAAGGAAAATTCGTTTTCGGAGGAGACAAGAATGAAAACACTTTACTACGCCAAGATATATGGCTTGATACTTTTTATATCAACCGTTACCCTGTCACCGTAGCTCAATTCCGAGCATTTATCAATGACAGTAAACACTTACCATCTAGTGCCATCAATCTCAATAGCATTGCCAATCACCCTGTTAATCTAACAAACTGGTATGATGTAATAGCTTATATTGATTGGATTAATCAAAAAATAGAAAACTCAGACGCGCTACCTAATAATATAAAATCATTGCTTATCGATCATGGTTATAAATTTTTTCTTCCCTCTGAGGCCGAATGGGAAAAAGCTGCCCGTGGTCGTGATGGAAGACTTTACCCTTGGGGATATGAACAACCAGAGACAGCATACGCGAATTTTTATGAAACAAAGTTAGGCACCACGTCTCCAGTTGGTTGTTTCCCAGATGGGGAAAGTCCCTATGGTCTACTTGATTGTGCAGGTAATGTTTGGGAGTGGACGAGAAATCTCGCAGATGAAACAGATATATTACATCCTGATTCTTTTAGCATCTCTAATAAAATGAAAAACGGAGCAAGTGGATTTCATGTGCTCCGTGGAGGTAGCTTCAAAGATAGTAGCTTGTACCTTGCCTGCACATGCCGTGGCAGGAGCTTTCCTGATTATCAATTCGAAAATAGAGGATTCAGGCTAGCCCTCATCAAACAAGAACTATTGTGA
- a CDS encoding lytic murein transglycosylase: MPELIIIQQMMMFSRYNFVRVFSLLFLCFCWLPHSVVAAENDPVFQAWLKAFYPRAAKKGISRDLYQRAFAKVKSPDSEVLRKAAYQPEFTTEIWDYLDTAVNALTVAEGRVMAKKYRPWLKKISTRFGVDASFLLAIWSIESRYGSVLERPGRLHYVPQALATLAYGDKNRRKFAEQQLIAALQIVRDGDVDLSQLYGSWAGAMGHTQFIPTSYQAYGVDMDKDGRRDIWNSVPDALATAANLLHKNGWRTGKAWGYEVQVPKQGAQYRGQTKTLAQWRQLGFTRPNGRAFPEPSTKAELKMLAGDRGPGFLVQRNFFIIKRYNASDFYALAVSLLADRLAGKEGMVQLWPRPANALFAEEKFELQELLHAKGFYDGAIDGDLGAGTRKGIKAFQSSVGMTPDGEPTRVVLEALRKQ; encoded by the coding sequence TTGCCTGAGCTGATTATAATTCAACAGATGATGATGTTCTCTCGATATAATTTTGTTCGAGTTTTTTCCCTCCTTTTTCTTTGTTTTTGTTGGCTACCTCACAGCGTAGTAGCTGCGGAAAACGATCCGGTCTTTCAGGCTTGGCTTAAGGCTTTTTATCCCCGCGCGGCAAAGAAAGGCATCAGTAGGGATCTGTATCAACGGGCCTTTGCCAAGGTAAAATCTCCAGATAGCGAGGTCTTGCGTAAGGCGGCTTACCAGCCGGAATTCACCACGGAGATCTGGGATTATCTGGACACGGCGGTCAATGCGCTGACCGTGGCAGAGGGCAGGGTGATGGCGAAAAAATATCGTCCCTGGCTGAAAAAGATTTCTACCCGCTTTGGTGTGGATGCCTCTTTCCTCCTGGCCATCTGGTCCATTGAAAGCCGCTACGGCTCGGTGCTGGAACGACCGGGGCGCCTCCATTATGTGCCCCAGGCCTTGGCAACTTTGGCCTATGGAGATAAGAATCGCCGCAAATTTGCTGAGCAACAGTTGATAGCAGCCCTTCAGATCGTCCGGGATGGTGATGTTGATCTGTCCCAGCTCTATGGCTCCTGGGCTGGGGCAATGGGGCATACCCAGTTCATTCCCACCAGTTACCAGGCCTATGGTGTGGATATGGACAAGGACGGACGGCGGGATATCTGGAACTCGGTGCCAGATGCCTTGGCCACCGCCGCAAATCTCCTCCACAAGAACGGTTGGCGAACCGGCAAGGCCTGGGGCTATGAGGTGCAGGTGCCTAAGCAGGGGGCGCAATATCGAGGGCAGACCAAGACTCTGGCCCAATGGCGGCAGCTCGGTTTTACCCGGCCCAACGGGAGGGCTTTTCCTGAACCCAGTACCAAGGCGGAGTTGAAAATGCTGGCAGGTGATCGTGGTCCCGGTTTTCTGGTCCAGCGCAATTTTTTTATCATCAAACGCTATAATGCCTCGGATTTCTATGCCCTGGCCGTGAGCCTGCTTGCTGATCGGCTGGCTGGGAAAGAGGGGATGGTGCAGCTTTGGCCCAGACCGGCTAATGCCCTTTTTGCCGAGGAAAAATTTGAGTTGCAGGAATTATTGCACGCCAAGGGCTTCTATGATGGGGCCATTGATGGTGATCTCGGAGCTGGAACCCGTAAGGGGATTAAGGCCTTTCAGAGCTCGGTGGGGATGACTCCTGACGGGGAACCGACCCGTGTGGTGTTGGAGGCTTTGAGGAAGCAGTAG
- a CDS encoding HlyD family efflux transporter periplasmic adaptor subunit: protein MSNGQNSPGKEADLEEKYHQLQANHYQLEDEHFALQHQLKRVRLRYRLFFLLLFIVGIGSCAYFWRGELSPLLPGGSDQKEKNEGSKEDVVTVKRETLRNTLSLTGKIEPRGQVEVVAPLEGKVLEKNFQYGDFVTKGTLLLTLDTSNEEAKYRNAQAEYLEAEDTLKSLRGWKEGLEVVTVRHELAKKQEELKTTRTKLEQTRRLLEKGIVSSSEVDELEESYRQLQSDIAFTKKKLTYTLEKGSEEKVHLVELKKENAFLAMKVFEERMAKAQLMSPMDGVILLPVSRKNEESVELQTGSFVKQDDVLFTIADLGGYNIRAQVDENDILKLQLEQDVTITGDAFQDDLILKGTVQYISFQADKEKPGKASSFSARISVDSPTEEQKKRLLLGMSADMEVLLSEKPDAIIIPFAFVTLDEKKKAWVRKVTGEDGKSEKVPVKIGVTEANRVEILEGLEVGDKIMREPLPPPM, encoded by the coding sequence ATGAGTAATGGACAAAATTCTCCAGGAAAGGAAGCCGATCTTGAGGAAAAATATCATCAACTCCAGGCAAATCATTATCAGCTTGAGGATGAGCATTTTGCCTTACAACATCAGCTTAAGCGGGTAAGGCTGCGCTATAGGCTGTTTTTCCTCTTGCTGTTTATAGTCGGGATTGGAAGCTGCGCTTATTTCTGGCGCGGAGAGTTATCACCTTTGCTTCCAGGTGGTTCTGATCAAAAAGAAAAAAACGAGGGGTCCAAGGAAGATGTCGTGACCGTTAAGCGGGAGACCTTGCGGAATACCCTTTCTCTCACCGGTAAAATTGAACCTCGCGGGCAAGTTGAAGTGGTTGCTCCTTTGGAAGGGAAGGTGTTGGAGAAGAATTTTCAGTACGGAGACTTTGTCACAAAAGGTACCTTGCTCCTGACTCTTGATACCAGTAACGAAGAGGCCAAGTATCGGAACGCGCAGGCTGAGTATCTGGAAGCGGAAGATACATTAAAATCCTTGAGAGGTTGGAAAGAAGGTCTGGAGGTAGTCACAGTACGGCATGAGCTGGCGAAAAAGCAAGAGGAGTTGAAAACTACTCGAACAAAATTAGAACAAACGCGACGGTTGCTTGAAAAGGGCATTGTGTCAAGCTCAGAGGTGGATGAACTTGAGGAAAGTTATCGGCAATTACAGAGTGATATTGCATTTACAAAGAAAAAACTCACTTATACCTTAGAGAAGGGCAGTGAAGAAAAGGTGCATTTGGTAGAACTCAAAAAAGAAAATGCTTTTCTGGCAATGAAAGTTTTTGAGGAACGTATGGCAAAAGCACAACTGATGAGCCCTATGGATGGAGTTATTCTCTTGCCTGTCAGTCGCAAGAATGAAGAATCGGTTGAGCTTCAGACCGGAAGTTTTGTGAAACAGGATGATGTATTGTTCACCATTGCCGATCTGGGCGGGTACAATATTCGAGCGCAAGTGGATGAAAATGATATTCTGAAGCTCCAGCTGGAACAGGATGTCACTATAACGGGAGATGCCTTTCAGGATGACCTGATCTTGAAGGGAACTGTTCAGTATATTTCCTTTCAGGCGGATAAAGAAAAACCAGGGAAAGCCTCCTCTTTTTCCGCGCGTATTTCGGTGGACTCGCCAACCGAAGAACAGAAAAAACGACTGCTTCTGGGAATGTCAGCCGATATGGAGGTGCTTCTCTCTGAGAAACCGGACGCCATTATTATCCCTTTTGCTTTTGTCACCCTTGATGAGAAAAAAAAGGCCTGGGTCAGGAAGGTTACTGGAGAAGACGGCAAATCGGAAAAGGTGCCAGTGAAAATCGGGGTTACAGAGGCTAATCGCGTGGAGATTCTTGAAGGACTTGAGGTCGGTGACAAGATTATGCGAGAGCCTCTTCCGCCTCCGATGTAG